The stretch of DNA ATCGCGGCGCTGCCGGACTTCCTGGCGCGGCACGAGTGGATGGAAACGAATCCGGAATCCGGGTACGTGAAGAACCTCGACGTCTACCGGCGCGACGCCGGCGGCGTCGACCATCTGCGCGGCTGCGTGCTGACCCGGTCGGACGGGGCGACGCTCACCACGCGCGAGATCACCGACTCCGAGGAGTGGTTCGACGCGCTGGCCGACGTGTTCGCGCTGCGGCTGCCGGGCATCGGTGATGTGGCGCAGGAGCGGTTGTGGAAGCGGGTGTGGGAGCAGCACGTCGCGTGGGCGGCGCAGCAGGCCTGAGAGAGCTGAGGGGGCGACGCGATGGGGTGGTTCCGGGGGCGGCGGAAGCGGCGCGGCGCCGGGGCGGACGAGGTCGGTGACACGACGGCGCAGGGGGCGGACGCCCACCAGGCGGCGGACGCTCGACAGGCGTCGGCTGCCGGCGGCCCGGACTCGGTCGCCGGCGCCGTCGGGCAGGAGCGGGACGCTCAGGAGTGGGACATTCAGGAGCCGGACATTCCGGCCCCGGCCCAGGACCGCATCCCGTGGCGCCACCTCGAAGCCGGCGCCTACGAGCGGCTGCTCGGCTCCCTGGCCGACGACGCCGACGTCAGCGCCCTGCTGGACTACTGCGAGCGGAGCTCCCAGTGGGACGAGGCCGCCGCGTGCCGCCTGGTCGACCGGGCGCCGCACGCCGGTCTGGCCCTGAGCCGGCTGGTCGACAAGGAGGGGCCGGCGCGGCCCGAGTCGACCGAGTTCATCAGTGGCCTGATCAAGGCGCTGCCGCTCCTGCGGGCCGAGGACGCGGTACCGCTGCTGGTCCGGCTGGCCGCGCAGCAGTCCCGGCTCACGACCGGGTCGATGCCGACGGCGCGCGCCGCGATCCGGGCGCTGGCCGCGGTGGACGGGGAACTGGTGCCGCCGGCGCTGCACCGGCTGGCCGCCGAGGCGCGGCTGGCGGCGTTGCGGAAGGCGGCGTACGCGGAGCTGAAGCGGCGGCTTCGCACGCTCGCGAACGCGCCGGAGTGGACGGTCAGCACCTACGGGCTGGACGCCGCCGGACGGGTGCGGGTCGCGGTGGGGCCGGGCCACGTCGCGGTGGTGCGGCTCCAGACCGGCGGGCAGGTGACGGTCCGCTACCACGAGCGCAGCGGCCCCGAGGCGGCGGAGGGCCGGCCGCTGACCGGCAGGCCGACCGCGGCGACGGTCGAGCAGGACACGCTGCGCGAGGTCTCGGAGCTGGCCGCCGAACTGCGGACCGCGGTACGCGCGGCGCGCACGCGGCTGGCATCGGCGCAGAAGGAGCGCCGCGAGATCCCGCTGGAGGACTGGCTCGAGCACTACATCACGCATCCGGTGACCGGCAGTCTGGGCCGGACCCTGCTGTGGGAGGTGCGGAGCAAGGCGGCTGCGGGCGAGTCCGGGACCTACACCGGCGCCGGTACCGGATGGCGGATGGGTCTGCCGAAGAAGTCCGGGCGGCGCTGGGCGCTGGCCACCGAGACCACCGAACTGATCGTGCCCGGGGACGACGACGTACTGCGGATCGCCGTCCCGGGGCGGCTGCCGCCGGCGCAGCTGCGGGCCTGGACCCGGGTCCTGGCCAAAGCCGGAGCCGAGTCGGCTCTGAAGCAGCTCAAGCCGCGGTGAGCGGTCAGCTCTCCAGCCAGTTCTCCACGAAGTCCGCGGTGTCCTGCCAGTTCTTCACCGCCACCGAGCGGATGCCCATCGCCTCGACCGGGTGGTCGTTGCCCTGCGGGTCCAGGCGGTCGCCGACGAAGAGGATGTCGGCCATGCCGACGTGCAGCTCGGCCATCAGCTTGCGCATGCCGTAGGCCTTGTCGATGCCCTGCGCGGTGACGTCGATCGAGGTGCTGCCACCGCTGCGGACCTCCAGAGCGGGCAGCCGCTCGGCGGCCCAGGCGCGCAGCCGCTCCTTCTTCGACCCGTCCGGGTCCCACGCGGTCTTCGCCGCCACCGGGGCCTGCTGGCCCAGCGCGGAGAAGGTGATCTGGCTCCCCCGGTCCTCGATGATGTCGCCCCAGGTCTTCTCCTCCCACAGGCCCAGGGTCTTCGCGCCCTCCGTCAGGACGTCGACGACCTCGCGCTTGGTGTCCTCCGGCAGGTCCTCGGCGTAGATCTCCCGCCAGTCGCCGTCGCGGTACAGGTAGTAGCGGGTCCCGTTGGTGGGCATCAGGTTCAGCGCGGCGAGCTGCTCCGGCTCGGCCCGCAGGTGCTCCAGGACCTGGGTCTGGAACTGCGGGAACGCGCCGCCGGAGATGACGCAGACCCGGACCTCGTCCAGCAGCCGGACCAGCAGGCCGGCCATTCGCTCGGTGATCGCGGACTTGGACTCGGCCAGGGTGCCGTCCAGGTCGAAGGCCATGACACGGACATCAGGGGCGTGAGAGGTCATGACTCCACTTCACCTCATAGCGCCCGAACCCGCCAAGGGCCGCCTGAGGAATGGACACCGGTGCCCGGCAGCTCCTGAGCAGCTGCCGGGCACCGGTGTCCCGTGAGCATTCATACAGCCTCGGCCGCGGCCACGGCTACAGCCGCGCGACCCCGTCGCGGCGCGCGGCGTCGGCGACGGCCGCGGTGACGGCCGGGGCGACGCGCTCGTCGAAGGGGCTGGGGATCACCTTGTCGGCGGACAGCTCGTCGGCGACCACGGCGGCCAGCGCCTCGGCGGCGGCCAGCTTCATGCCCTCGGTGATGCGGGAGGCGCGGACCGACAGGGCTCCGGCGAAGACCCCGGGGAAGGCCAGGACGTTGTTGATCTGGTTGGGGAAGTCCGAGCGGCCGGTGGCCACGACGGCGGCGTACTTGTGCGCGACGTCGGGGTGGATCTCGGGGGTGGGGTTGGCCATGGCCGCGATGATCGCGTTCGGCGCCATGGTGGCCACGTACTCCTCGGGCACGCTGCCGCTGGAGACGCCGATGAAGACGTCGGCGCCGCGCATCGCCTCGGCCAGGCCGCCGGTCAGCCGCGCGCGGTTGGTGATCGCCGCCAGCTCGGTCTTCACCGGGGTCAGGTCGGCGCGGTCCGCGGAGACGATGCCGCGGGAGTCCACCACGGTCAGATCCCCGATGCCCGCGTCGAGCAGGATCTTGGCGATCGCCACGCCCGCCGCGCCGGCGCCGGAGATCACCGCGCGCAGGTCTGCCAGCGGCCGGTTCACGACCTTGGCGGCGTTGCGCAGCGCGGCCAGCAGCACGATGGCCGTGCCGTGCTGGTCGTCGTGGAAGACCGGGATGTCCAGGCGCTCCTGCAGGCGGCGCTCCACCTCGAAGCAGCGCGGGGCCGAGATGTCCTCCAGGTTGATGCCGCCGAAGCCCGGGGCCAGCCGGGCGATGGTCTCGACCAGGTCGTCCACGTCCGTGCAGTCCAGGCAGACCGGGACGGCGTCGACCCCGCCGAACTGCTTGAACAGGACCGCCTTGCCCTCCATCACCGGGAGCGCGGCCAGCGGTCCGATGTCGCCCAGGCCTAGGACGGCGGTGCCGTCGGTGACCACCGCGACCGTGTTCGCCTTCCATGTGTAGTCCATCGCCAGCTCCGGACGAGCGGCGATGGCGGTGCAGACCTCTGCGACACCCGGCGTGTAGGCCAGCGAGAGGTCGGCCCGGTCCCGGAGCGGGACCGTGGCGCGCACCTCCATCTTCCCGCCGCGGTGCAGGTCGAAGACGGGCGTTTCGCCCGTATCGCCCACTTCGTCCTCGGCGGTGTCGGATTCGAGGGACTGGGTCGGGATGAGCTGCCCTGACATGGCTTACCCCTAGCTGCCGCGAGCGGCTTGTTGAGGGAACGGTAAAGGCCGGACCGTGAACCTGTTGAGGGGTTGAGGGGAGGTTCGCCGGGCTCGTTCGGCTGCAGTCGGATGCTCTTCCGTACCGCGCTCCACGAGGTCCGATGGGTCCGTTCGACGCTGTCGCACCGACGACGCGGGGTTCGCCCGTGATGCGATTTTTACATGGCTGCCTATGTTCAACAGCCATTTGCCGGTGCAAGGATTCCAGCACCGTACCCCATGAACGTTGCTTGAGCGGGTAATGGATAACCCACCAGGAGGAGAACACATGCGAGCCGGGAGAACATCCAGGGCCGTCATAGTCGGGGCCGCGGGGATCGCGCTGGTCCTCACCGCGGCCGGCTGCGGAAGCGGCAGCAAGCCCGGAAGCTCGTCAACCGGATCGTCCGGTTCCACCGCCTCCTCCTCGGGCTCGGGCGCCGTCGACAGCGCGGCCGCCGCCCTGGTGCCGGCCGCGATCAAGAGCAAGGGCGTCATCACCATCGCGACCGACCCCAGCTACCCGCCGAACGAGTCCAAGGACCAGAACGGCAACATCGTCGGCTGGGACGTGGACATGGGCAACGCGATCGCCGCGAAGCTGGGCCTGAAGGCGAACTTCACCGAGGTCACCTTCGACGACATCGTCACGGGCATCTCCACGAACAAATACGACGCCGGCATGTCCTCCATCACGGACAACAAGACCCGTGAGGGCGTCGACGACTTCGTGACCTACTTCAACGCCGGCACGAAGCTCATGGTCCCCAAGGGCAACCCGAAGAACCTCACGGACAACTCCCCGACCGACCTGTCGCTGTGCGGCCTGACGATCGGCGTGGAGAAGGGCACGATCCAGGAGAATCCGGACATCCCGACCCGCAACAAGGCGTGCGAGGCGGCCGGCAAGCCGGACATCAAGACCCTGTCCCAGGACACCCAGGACCAGATCAACGAGTCGCTGTCCTCCGGCCGCTGCGACGCGGTCCTGGCCGACTCCCCGGTCGTGGACTACTACGCCAAGAGCGGCAACTTCCAGGCGGTCGGCGACCTCTACTCCGGCGCCCCCTACGGCATCGCCATCGCCAAGAGCAACAGCGGGCTGTCGCAGGCCTTCCTGGCCGCCCTGAAGGACCTGGTCGCCGACGGCACCTACCACCAGCTCACCACCAAGTACGGGATCCAGGCCGGCGACTACACCACCCCCGGTCTGAACCAGGCGACGAGCTGAGCCGCGAGTGAGTGAGAGCAATCCGACGGCGGGCGCGGACAACGCGTCCGCCCTGGGGGCCGCCCGGCCCGCCGCGATCCGTGCGGTGCCGGTCCGGCGTCCCGGCCGGTGGATCAGCGCGGCCGTCCTGGCTGTGCTGGCCCTCATGTTCTTCAACATGCTGGCGTTCAACAAGAACTTCGGCTGGGACCTGGTCCGGCAGTGGCTCTTCTGGCACACCATCGTCCAGGCGGTCCTCGTCACCCTGGAGCTGACCGTCTACGCGATGCTCATCGGCATCGTCGGCGGCGTGCTGCTGGCCGTGATGCGGCTGTCGAGCAACCCGGTGTCCTCCGGCGCGGCCTGGGTCTACACGTGGTTCTTCCGCGGCACCCCGGTGCTGGTGCAGCTGCTGTTCTGGAACAACATCGCGGCGCTGGTCGGCCAGCAGGTCGGCTTCGGCGTCCCCTTC from Catenulispora sp. GP43 encodes:
- a CDS encoding DUF4132 domain-containing protein, with the protein product MGWFRGRRKRRGAGADEVGDTTAQGADAHQAADARQASAAGGPDSVAGAVGQERDAQEWDIQEPDIPAPAQDRIPWRHLEAGAYERLLGSLADDADVSALLDYCERSSQWDEAAACRLVDRAPHAGLALSRLVDKEGPARPESTEFISGLIKALPLLRAEDAVPLLVRLAAQQSRLTTGSMPTARAAIRALAAVDGELVPPALHRLAAEARLAALRKAAYAELKRRLRTLANAPEWTVSTYGLDAAGRVRVAVGPGHVAVVRLQTGGQVTVRYHERSGPEAAEGRPLTGRPTAATVEQDTLREVSELAAELRTAVRAARTRLASAQKERREIPLEDWLEHYITHPVTGSLGRTLLWEVRSKAAAGESGTYTGAGTGWRMGLPKKSGRRWALATETTELIVPGDDDVLRIAVPGRLPPAQLRAWTRVLAKAGAESALKQLKPR
- a CDS encoding HAD-IIB family hydrolase, which gives rise to MTSHAPDVRVMAFDLDGTLAESKSAITERMAGLLVRLLDEVRVCVISGGAFPQFQTQVLEHLRAEPEQLAALNLMPTNGTRYYLYRDGDWREIYAEDLPEDTKREVVDVLTEGAKTLGLWEEKTWGDIIEDRGSQITFSALGQQAPVAAKTAWDPDGSKKERLRAWAAERLPALEVRSGGSTSIDVTAQGIDKAYGMRKLMAELHVGMADILFVGDRLDPQGNDHPVEAMGIRSVAVKNWQDTADFVENWLES
- a CDS encoding NADP-dependent malic enzyme, translating into MSGQLIPTQSLESDTAEDEVGDTGETPVFDLHRGGKMEVRATVPLRDRADLSLAYTPGVAEVCTAIAARPELAMDYTWKANTVAVVTDGTAVLGLGDIGPLAALPVMEGKAVLFKQFGGVDAVPVCLDCTDVDDLVETIARLAPGFGGINLEDISAPRCFEVERRLQERLDIPVFHDDQHGTAIVLLAALRNAAKVVNRPLADLRAVISGAGAAGVAIAKILLDAGIGDLTVVDSRGIVSADRADLTPVKTELAAITNRARLTGGLAEAMRGADVFIGVSSGSVPEEYVATMAPNAIIAAMANPTPEIHPDVAHKYAAVVATGRSDFPNQINNVLAFPGVFAGALSVRASRITEGMKLAAAEALAAVVADELSADKVIPSPFDERVAPAVTAAVADAARRDGVARL
- a CDS encoding ABC transporter substrate-binding protein; translation: MRAGRTSRAVIVGAAGIALVLTAAGCGSGSKPGSSSTGSSGSTASSSGSGAVDSAAAALVPAAIKSKGVITIATDPSYPPNESKDQNGNIVGWDVDMGNAIAAKLGLKANFTEVTFDDIVTGISTNKYDAGMSSITDNKTREGVDDFVTYFNAGTKLMVPKGNPKNLTDNSPTDLSLCGLTIGVEKGTIQENPDIPTRNKACEAAGKPDIKTLSQDTQDQINESLSSGRCDAVLADSPVVDYYAKSGNFQAVGDLYSGAPYGIAIAKSNSGLSQAFLAALKDLVADGTYHQLTTKYGIQAGDYTTPGLNQATS